The window CCTCCGCCCGCCGCGCCCTGCACCACTGCCTTCCGGGTGAAAATACTGACTCCACAGCGGCAGAGATCGGCATCAAAGCCCGTCACACACTCTGCCGTGCCCTGGCCCATTTGCTAGAAACACCCCCAGTCGATGCAACCCAGGCGGACAACTGGATCCATGAGGCCACCGATGCTGTGGAAGACATCATGCGCCTAACCAGTCATGAAACAAGATTCATTCACCTTCGAGAAGAGATCTTCCACTTCGGCTGTCGAATCTACCGTGCCTTTCAGCCCCACTTCCTCGCCGAGTTTCTCGATGATGGACTAAACTCTGCCCAATCTTCTACAGCCATGACACAGGCTGCACGCGAATCCATCACGCTAGCCGCGCTTCAAATCCAGCAAGAGAGTCTCTCAGGCTGTACACCAGCACGCCTAGATCGGCTCATTCTAACCTTGCAATCTCTGAGTGATGCCAGCGTAAAGCTGGGCATCGCAGCAACGGCAGACGCTTAAAAGCTCAGATGGGGACATCTAGGGTTGACCCCTCCCCCAACAGTGTGCAGGTAAGAAAGGTCGTCTGGTCGCCTGGTGTGTCAGACACGAGTGAACCCTATCCCCATTGAGCTAAACTCCATGCATCACATCATCTTTCTCCAGGACCTGGCCGTCGTCATGATCATAGCGGCAGTGGTCACCATTTTGTTCCGGCAGATGAAGCAGCCCGTCGTTTTGGGCTACATTCTCGCAGGTGTCATCATCGGGCCGCACACGCCGCCTTATGCCCTGATTGAGGATAAACACACCATCGAGACCTTGTCTGAACTGGGAGTCATCTTTCTCATGTTCTCGTTAGGCCTGGAGTTCAGTTTGAAGAAGCTCACCAAAGTGGGCGCTACGGCTTTGATCGCGGCCTCAGCAGAGATCGTGCTCATGATCTGGGCAGGTTATCAGCTCGGCCAAGCGTTTGGCTGGGGCACCATGGATAGCGTGTTCCTCGGCGCCATTTTGTCCATTTCCTCCACCACCATTATCATCAAGGCCCTGGAGGAAATTGGTAAAACCAAGGAGCGTTTTGCCCAGATGATCTTCGGCATCCTCATCGTTGAGGACATTCTCGCCATCCTCATGATCGCCATGCTCTCCGGGTTTGCCACCACAGGCTCACTTGCGCTAGGAGAGGTCGCTCTCACGGTAGGAAAGCTGAGCACGTTTTTGGGCGTGCTGCTTATCTTGGGACTCATTTTGGTGCCTCGGTTGCTGAATTGGGTAGCTAAGTTCAAGAGCGATGAAATGCTCCTTGTGACGGTCATCGGCCTTTGCTTTGGCGTTTCCTTACTGGCAGTGAAGCTAGGTTACAGCGTCGCTCTGGGGGCCTTCATCATCGGGGCCATCATTGCAGAGGCCCGGCACATCGCTCATATTGAAAAGCTCATGCACCCTGTGAGGGATCTTTTCAGCGCCGTATTCTTTGTCTCCATCGGTCTGCTCATTGATCCGCAAGTGCTCAAAGATCAATGGGCCGCCATTCTCATCATCACCGCCGTCGTGGTGGTGGGCAAAGTGCTCAGTTGCGGTCTGGGGACATTCGTTTCTGGCAATGACATGAAAACTTCCATGAGAGTGGGCATGGGATTGGCGCAGATTGGTGAATTTTCTTTCATCATAGCGGCCCTGGGCCTTTCACTCAAAGTCACCAGTGACTTTCTTTATCCCACCGCAGTGGCTGTCTCCGCCCTCACCACCCTGCTCACGCCATACCTCATCCGCAGCTCAGATGCAGCGGTGAAAGGCCTCACCTTCATCACCCCAAAAGGACTCATGAATTCCCTGG of the Prosthecobacter dejongeii genome contains:
- a CDS encoding cation:proton antiporter domain-containing protein, which encodes MHHIIFLQDLAVVMIIAAVVTILFRQMKQPVVLGYILAGVIIGPHTPPYALIEDKHTIETLSELGVIFLMFSLGLEFSLKKLTKVGATALIAASAEIVLMIWAGYQLGQAFGWGTMDSVFLGAILSISSTTIIIKALEEIGKTKERFAQMIFGILIVEDILAILMIAMLSGFATTGSLALGEVALTVGKLSTFLGVLLILGLILVPRLLNWVAKFKSDEMLLVTVIGLCFGVSLLAVKLGYSVALGAFIIGAIIAEARHIAHIEKLMHPVRDLFSAVFFVSIGLLIDPQVLKDQWAAILIITAVVVVGKVLSCGLGTFVSGNDMKTSMRVGMGLAQIGEFSFIIAALGLSLKVTSDFLYPTAVAVSALTTLLTPYLIRSSDAAVKGLTFITPKGLMNSLDAYTNWVGKLGTGGGKQSAAGFLRKWGWQILLNIILIAGVFITAAFMKEHVEKAWPDAPGGYDGIKGMLWLGAMILSLPMLIAIVRKWQAFGMLVSEMSVTSAAAKENTVPLRGIISTIVFIAGCAGLFLIILVLSSTLLPSRNLLIVLALVLVGLTFLLWRTFVQVHTKAQFALYETLNEAPLPHEHGESPPLPTLLQQAELLNLSIAQDSPAVGKVISELQLRTRTGASIVGIERQGENIINPDISEEIRVGDSILLIGNAGQIERAKLALQ